The Polypterus senegalus isolate Bchr_013 chromosome 7, ASM1683550v1, whole genome shotgun sequence genome segment tttcctcccccagtccaaagacatgccagttaggtggattggcgattctaaattggccctagtgtgtgcttggtgtgtgggtgtggatgtgtgtgtgtcctgcggtgggttggcaccctgcccaggattggttcctgccttgcgccctgtgttggctgggattggctccagcagaccctgtgttcggattcaacgagttggaaaatggatggatggatggatatcataggctcatagcaagtagcgagccaCGTACAAATTACAATGACTAATGGGCCGAGTGGGCCGACCTCGTCATGATGCCCGggccggttttgagacccagtccactCCTGGTTGTGAGGCAGCTAGAGCCTATGCCAgtaagcattgggcacaaggcagaaacaatccctgggcaggacgccagtccataACAGGGCGAACAAACCAGCACACACATGTGGGTGTCAATTTAGCAAGGCCTGTCCACCTGCGTTTAATCGGGTTGAGGTTCTAGCATACGCAGTTATCatttgctgcttcacagctccagggtcTGCATTGAGTTTTCCTGTCCTCCCCGTGTATGTACTGAATGATCGGTATCAATGAGTGTAGGGGAGTTTACACTCAAACAACATTCTCAGATAATTGATCACCATATACTCAGCAAGAGCGGCTCATTGTGAATTAAAAAGGTGAGATCATTCATTTGTGGTGCGTCAATCCACCTTCTCTATTTTCTAAATTTTGCACATGACATGTCACGGCACATGTGGTGTAATGGTGGCTTGGCCCTTCCAAAAATGcaacaacatttaaaatgcatcTGCTGAACATGTAGGTCTCAAGCCAATATTAATTACACTTGCCCTTTCTTCACCGCCTTCAGGTAACAGGCCTGACACCCCACCGTCTCCTTTTCTAGTCAGTAAGAGCAGGCACAACTCTCCTTCCATCACTCCGTCGCCAGAGTCTCACATCCCTTCCTGTGACATTATTAGCTACGGACACTGAACAAGCGTGGCCTCTTGTTGACTTGGAGAATATCAACGCCTTAATAGAATGGGTCACAACAAGAATAAATTGTGTTTTGGTCGTTCACCACACGCACTTTGTGGCTTCATATGACAAGTATAAACCGGGCTTaaggtgtctctctctctttctcaaaaCCTTATTAAAGGACAAACTGCGCATCACTCACAATAAGCACAATGGTGACAAGCTGCCCGAGTCAGACACGTGGATTCAGTTGATTAGGATATCTGGTTATATAAAATGTCCCCTGGCAAAGGCGCTGCTGCATTTATACAACTCTTTATTGAGAGCTGAAGacatacagttgtggccaaacattttgagaatgacacaagtgttggtcttcataaagtttgctgcttcagtgtttttagatctttttgtcagatgtttctatggtacactgaagtataatgacaagcatttcataagtttcaaaggcttttatagacagttacattaagtttatgcagagtcaatatttgcagtgttggcccctCTTTTTCAAGACCCCTGCAATtctccctggcatgctgtcagtgAACTTCTGGGCCAAAACCCAGACTGATGGCAGCCCACTCTTACATAATAAATGCTTggtgtttgtcagaattggtgggtttttgggccatggaccccaaagttttaatgttttgttccccaaccCACTTAGTTATCACTGTTGCCTTATGGCTCGGTGCACCATCATGCTGGCAAAGgtattgttggtcaccaaactgttcttgaacggttgggagaagttgctctcagaggatgttttggtcccattctttattcatggctgtgttcttaggcaaaattgttaGTGAGCCCACCCTGTTGgttgagaagcaaccccacacatgaattggtgtcaggatgctttactgttggcatgacacaggactgatggtagcacgcactttttcttaaatttttctgGATGCCCCAGACAATCAGAAAGTGGATTCATCAGAGAAACTTGCTTTCCTCCAGCattcctcagcagtccaatccctgtaccttttgcagaatatcagtctgtccctgatgtttttcttggcttctttgctgcccttcttgacaccaggccatcttcttcatcttcatcccACTGGgcatgcagatgcactcacacctgcctgctgccattctgGAGCaaactctgcactggtggtgccctgaTCCTGAGCCATGAATAAGGAGTgagaccaaaacatcctctgaaagcaacttctcccaaccatccaagaacagtttggtgatgagcaATGATGGAGCATCATGCCATAAGGCAAAattgagaactaagtggctcaggaaaCAAACCTTCaacattttgggtccatggccaggaaactcccagaccttaatcccattgagaacttgtggtcaatcctcaagaggcgggtgaacaaacaaaaacccaccaattctggcaaactccaagcattgattatgcaagaatgggctgccatcagtcaggatttggcccagaagttgactgacagcatGCCAAAGAGAATTGCaggggtcttgaaaaagaagggccaacactgcaattGACAGTTTGTATCAACTTAATGTAAtcgtcaataaaagcctttgaaacttttgaAATGCTTGTCATTATACTTCAGCATACCATggaaacatctgacagaaagacctaaaaacactgaagcagcagactttgtgaaaacaaacacttgtgtcattctcaaaacgtttggccacaACAGTATATGCCGACAGAAGACCCAAACGAATACTTTAATAACTTTAGCACAGCTAAGTGTGGCTGAAAAGGGGGTGCCATGCCACTCTCTGCTTGGGCCATAGATTAGTGTTTTATTAGGGTGCCAAGAATTCTCTGAGAACAAAACTTTAGATGGCAAGATTGCCATTAGTGTTGGGTTCACATGCTTTGGGAGTTTCCATAGTTCCCATTAGAAGTTTCATCATCCCACTTGTTCACACTCAGGTGAATTTCTGCTCCGATTGTTGATTTTGTACTTTGTACGGAAAAGGCAATTACATTCTGCGACAATAAAGATCAGACTAAATGCATTAAAAGTGTTGCTCCAAATATAATTCCACCACAAAAATGCTATTTCTGACCGAGCtggttagaatttttttttatttcgcaTTATTGACTGAAGTGAAAGGTCAGAGTTGCATCACAACTGATAAACTTTGTTTTTCTGAAATTGTCCAAATGGGATCTCACACTTTGAGGGTTGTTCACATGAAACGTTTCACCTGTCCAGTAGTATGTGAACGGAGGCTCCTAGATTCTCATTCCTGGACAGCCGCAGTGCTggctggttttcattccagccaattTCTTGATTAGAAGAGAAACTACTGCAGCTAATGCAAAATTGGATTGTggttaaatgttaattttctacTATAAGATGTACCAAccttcattgcttctttaactcGTGAAATGGGCGCATTCAGAGTTGCTTCACCTTCTGTCAAACAAAGAAACCAACAGCTCACTAGCTATGTTGATCCCATTTGTATTTGGATGCGTTaatcttgaaattaatttttcattgaaacacttgagaagaaaagaagaaaataagtgAAGGGCCAAGCAATTCTAATATGCACTGTTCAATAAACACACCTTaaagatctctctattatataaaaaaatgttgggtGGAGACGTGACCTTCTTGGGGACATTttaatgtcccgcgagacaaggaggacagctgctgtacaggcttttaaatgtttggagCACCGTGTGAGATACAGATCACGTGGcgtggcggcagcagcagcagactgAGCACagaggacataaaaaaaaaaaaaaatacgttttccattgtgtcaccatttaagagggggtttcggaggagtggccgcatctccttagcgtgctttcatcccccctcttcacaacacgagtggcagagtggtgaagtggctggtgcgttgCATGCCCCGTgttgggggtgggcgagcgaagcgagtaggggATGCCCAATGTGTTGATCACGATTGACcagtagatcgcattgcattaaaaaaaatttcttgtaaacgttagtctatcatgggtagcacggtggcgcagtggtagcgctgctgcctcgcagttaggagacctgggttcgcttcctggatcctccctgcatggagtttgcatgttctccccttgtctgtgtgggtttcctccgggcgctccggtttcctcccacagtccaaagacatcccggttaggtggattggtgatcttaaattggccatagtgtgtgcttggtgtgtgggtgtgtttgtgtgtcccctgcggtgggttggcaccctgcccaggattggttcctgccttgtgccctgtgttggctgagattggctccagcagacccctgtgaccctgtgttcggattcagcgggttggaaaatggatggatggatagtctatCATGtatcctctctatggcatttgccacttgattgacatacaggacggccagtctgagatctcttctcttctaacacacgggtcatcctgcacgcacgatcaaacgcgcgatctactgcaaaactctggctgtgatctacttagccttccaatttatatcgactaaagaaaggatttaataaaaaatgtgttgtgtatgggctggatgtgaaattggaagaggatttttttctctcacaatgtcacaatcgaagtgcgcttgtctgatctgtcaatctatcattgctattccaaagaaggaaaatgtggaaaggcactttcgaaatgttcataaaaagtatgaaactgacttccttccaaaaagcaatctgagaaagagaaaggagagggaactaaaatcgcagttaatcggctgaattcaaaagctccttgactgcattattcagctctatttatttatgcgagtcagccttttcacacatgacgattattaaatccaaatactgtagtgaccataaatgtattgaatggttattgtgccataaaggttatccAGTTACgccaacatacattttatgtataaagtatactcaatgtgtgtatatatatatatatatatatatatatatatatatatatatagtaaaagatgcAGAagtagacagcataaaggtttggggttttccggccccgtatattgtagacaatccacaataaattAAACGAAAAAGCAgatcaaaatataaactaaacatttCATATGCGCGATGCCATATCATGGCGTCtgtggccattttattagggaggagccggaagtggaggaatgctgggaagaactgtgagggaggatgggattgatgacgtcaggacaagatggcggaggaagggcggaagtaccgtactgcggtcaaaacccggcttatggtggaggaaggtcttttctcctatgaggaagcagagggagaaagttagtacccgccattccctgccggcgaatgtgtccCCAGGTGCGTTTGAATCCGTCTGCGATCTCCTACTCACGCGTGCGTgactatatctctatctatctatctatatatatatatctctatctatctatctaaatatatataaatataaaagcatttttaatgtaggtgtagatcatttcatttaaaaagtagctcgctagccgaaaaagtgtgggcacccctgccctagtattttaagaaaaataaaacctacaATATCACAAATGCCTGATAAGTCAGGGCGAGTGTGAACAAATAGTGAGGATTTTGCCCAAGGTAATTTGGCTGTCCAGGAGAGATTGAAGGCCCTGAAACCACACACTTAAAAGCAAGAGCAGTAAGCTGTGAACTGATCTAAGACAAGGTGGGCAATGGACTTTTTTATTCACTGTACCCTTTTTCTCTTGGTCATGGTTTGCAATTCAAAAATAATACTTTGTGCATGTACAGTCAAAGATATTCGCTTTAATTAAAAGAAGAGGtacaatgaaacaaaaagaaaaaaggagttacctacttacaatcaataatAGGTTGCTCAGCACTTGTACAataattactataaatgtttgtggagAGTTTAAATTACACATTGGCATTGCACTTGTGAACATCGATGGTGACAACAtatgacattaaaaacaaaatccaatttTATCTGAAAAGTGAGAAATGTTGTAAGGAAAGCAAGTACACAGGCCTTTACACAGTTAGAAGTCATGCAGTTTTGGATGTGACCAGTTTCACAGTTTTCAGGATCACTGATGAAAGTTCAAGTATTTTTCTGGATTGAGAACTCCTTTATTTTCATGTCATGATAGCATTTCAGGATGGCACACACTCTGCAGAATTCTCAGTCCCACCTCTGGGTGTAGAAAGAATGGAGGCAGAAAAGGCACATTCTTCATATACTGTCCAGCTTCCTCAGGATATACGGTGCTACGtgggaaataaaaacacaataaagctGATTAGGATTGCTGCATGgacttaaaatgaataaatgatgcTATTTAAAATGTTCAACTTATTATTAAATCAGCTTTCAATGACAAATACCAAAGGTTAATAAAGTGCAAAaatcacatttgtttttattttggggtGGGGGGacccttgaaaaaaaaaattgacattgttaaaattatttaacaaaaaaagcagtttctttattctaaaacaaatttattccataaatacataaatgactAACAAGTATTGGTGTTGCACTATAAAATAGTAAAGCAGTTCTATCAAACGGGCTAGATATTTCTATGTTCACTATAGGGCTGaatgattaccgtatatactcgtgtttcagttctcccgtggatacgtcggggcttgattttactgtatctggtattttataatgtcagtttataagttgaatgcagaaaacttgtgctattggtccaagagattatgatatgctaacgcccacctgaatgAGTAACCACCGAGCACATGGCCTTTTCTTCCtacgtattgtgcctacatgaccacacggtaataccgaactactgtatatactcacgtacaagtcgggtcttgaaacccgaaaaatcgatcatgaaatcagaccccgatttatacgcccgttcaaaaatttgcgtcctccaatctcgcatcagtttctcagacacactgaattttgttgcagcagcgcagttaccaatttctttcgctacttttacatttagtttaaaaccagcttcctattttcttctgattgaacggtccatcatagataaaggatgctcttacaataaaggtgtatgagggtgtgagatacaaaaaaacactaaacagtgcaaacgttgcttcggaatagtttgggtattacagtgtggtcacgcaggcacaatacatagaaaagaaaaaaaggctgtgtgctccgtggttactctctcaggtgggtgttagcatatcacaatctcttggaccaacagcgggagttttccgcatttgacttatatgactaacattataaaataccggaaattatacggtaaaatcaagtcttgacttatctgtgggagaactaaTCCAcgaggtaaaattccgttacaacgaatacctttacaactaaattttcattacaatgaagtatttttatggtctcaACAGTGTCCATGTGGTGTCAAGTCGCCTGGCACACCAGCTTtcaccaggccaatttagagaaGACAATTCATCCAACAGCAGGAAACAAAAACCGGACCAATCCAAAAAGATTTAACATGTGTAAAGGGTACAAGTTACACTGGCATACCACATATCATTCGGGGGTATGGAGTTTTACTTGATGGgaggaaaaaatgaacttaagcACAAGgatgtaacataagaaaatgtgaaaaaggtgATAGGGCCTGAATATGTTTTGAATTCATTACAAAATATCCACAAGGAGAAAAGGTATCTTGAAAACTATGAACAATGCTAAAAAGATCTGCTAGCCTACAGGGTCTCTTATTAATACAATTCTTACACATCGATAAGATAGTTAAACaatcattttggaaaaatataaCTTGGAATAAATATCCAGATTGATTCAGAGTTAGAAAGAAACTGTTCAAtccagttcatttaaaaaaaaaagcataagacAGAGAAGTAAAATCAGGAAAATTCAAACCACCAGTTTCACTGGAATAAATAATTATAGAATCATTAATGTAATAGGTTTTGTTTatccatacaaataaaaaaataaagcatttgtgAACAGATTTGACAGGCAATGTGGCGTAGTGGTTTAAGGTTTTAAAGCTCAGACTCTGATGTTGTGgtttcaaatcccgctactgacactgtgtgacgatGAGCAaatcatttcacctgcctgtacaCCAACAGGAAAAACAAAGCAGTTGACATCTAAGGGATGTTCTGCATAATTCAATCTggagattctttctgctttagtcAACAAAGTTCTTCCCTTTAGGATTAAATCCATTTGGAACTATGAATTACAAGCATATAGATGTACGATCGCTCTTAAATGTGGTCCACACAGGGCATCTCCGTAGTCTCACATTGATTATCTatagaaagaatgaaaaatacctAATTCGTGGCATTCGAATTTGTTCCTCTTAACGTTATTATAAAAGAATTAAACAATAACTTTAAAACTGCTTCCACAAGCGTCTCGATTAGCGGATTCTTCCCACCATAAAGTAGGCGGCAACAAACCACATACAGCGAACACGTGCGATAAACCCAAGGGCGAATCACGCCGGCCTCGTTATACTCACTGACTCTCAGCAATGCCACATAAATCAGAAAATTCCGAAGCGAACAGACTACGTCTTCCctcattttcttcttcatctcTACAGGATCCATTTTTGGACCCAGTCCTTCaatcttaaacatttttttggatgTTTCTATTAGTGAGTCCAACTGGACCCTTATCACTTCTCTCGTCTTCCGCTACTGCGCACAGCCTTCTACGCCGCAATGAACCTTTAACGTCCGAATGCCTACGGTATCCCAAGCGTGCCAAACTACACCGTCCTGTTACGCGCATCTCAAGGTGTATTACCACAATCAACTGGACTGGAGTGTGGTTGACAGctgcagtaaaagaaaaaaaaaaaaataacaatatagaaatattaaaaaaaagtaacaagttaGGGTCagtctacaataaataacctcaAAGAATTCCGTTAAATGTAAGTGATGATAGAccaaagtctatctatctatctatctatctaaagaccttctgtaaaaagccaaatttccccttgggggcaaataaagttctaGCTATATGTCTACAAAGTATAtagtaacttcttcttcttcttcttctattagATGGAAGTTTAGATATTCTTAATATATTACTGTCACCAGCTGTATGAAAAGGGAATTCCTCATTgcattttttgaaatttgaataatgctaaatttggtaggcggcttccctgcgctaaccgaaaccgatg includes the following:
- the tomm5 gene encoding mitochondrial import receptor subunit TOM5 homolog, with protein sequence MFKIEGLGPKMDPVEMKKKMREDVVCSLRNFLIYVALLRVTPYILRKLDSI